A genomic segment from Pseudomonadota bacterium encodes:
- a CDS encoding MCE family protein: MTHASRTVRVGFIATMVIVVVGYLISMATSAKQQKNWGTPYHVIFNRAEGLEEGSKVFYNGRLVGRVRKLAVQTGRDEATGLDIPMRADVTISISPLYTSSVTLTRDSQYKIGGRLWGERWLSIEYEPGDAVAANESVMGDSVPSLTHRLTHADQSLDWFREMLAHWRKELGGGEKTRKRLIALIRDWNDLAFDLRVQANKFNQFSGLISDQLDKAAQAADARIASVHAQGTLAVSRMRLYAGAMRQTAVQQGERSHDVALRLLAQMGVLRSAISRLDVFVAHGDKLSADLLAAAREQVEDAEEKVAALRFISKNPAFASQFRALAAELRKRSGDMRAAVDALRRDMPRKSSATSPALARPRSEMSAPVLPRSTVEPLPGVAQPPLVAPSREGASQVQVAPSSTVPAPSPTGH, encoded by the coding sequence GTGACGCACGCGTCGCGCACGGTTCGCGTGGGCTTCATCGCGACGATGGTGATCGTTGTGGTGGGATACCTCATCTCGATGGCCACGAGCGCCAAGCAGCAGAAGAACTGGGGCACGCCCTACCACGTCATCTTCAATCGCGCCGAGGGCCTCGAGGAAGGCAGCAAGGTCTTCTACAACGGCCGTCTCGTCGGGCGCGTGCGCAAGCTTGCGGTGCAGACCGGGCGAGATGAGGCCACGGGCCTCGACATCCCCATGCGGGCCGATGTGACCATCTCCATCAGCCCGCTGTACACGTCGAGCGTCACCCTCACCCGCGACTCCCAGTACAAGATCGGCGGCCGGCTCTGGGGCGAGCGCTGGCTCAGCATCGAGTACGAGCCCGGAGACGCCGTCGCCGCCAACGAGAGCGTGATGGGGGACAGCGTGCCTTCGCTCACCCATCGGCTCACGCACGCCGATCAGAGCCTCGACTGGTTTCGGGAGATGCTGGCCCACTGGCGCAAGGAGCTCGGAGGGGGCGAGAAGACGCGCAAGCGGCTGATTGCGCTGATCCGGGACTGGAACGATCTGGCGTTCGATCTGCGCGTGCAGGCCAACAAGTTCAACCAGTTCAGCGGCCTTATCAGCGATCAGCTCGACAAGGCCGCCCAGGCGGCCGACGCGCGCATCGCATCGGTGCACGCCCAGGGCACCCTTGCCGTGTCGCGCATGCGCCTCTATGCGGGCGCGATGCGCCAGACGGCGGTGCAGCAGGGCGAGCGCTCGCATGACGTGGCGCTGCGCCTGCTCGCTCAGATGGGTGTGCTTCGATCGGCCATCTCCCGTCTCGATGTGTTTGTGGCGCACGGTGACAAGCTGAGCGCCGATCTGCTTGCCGCGGCGCGCGAGCAGGTCGAGGACGCGGAGGAGAAGGTGGCGGCGCTGCGCTTCATCTCGAAGAACCCGGCCTTTGCCTCGCAGTTCCGCGCGCTGGCCGCGGAGCTGCGCAAGCGTTCGGGTGACATGCGGGCCGCGGTGGACGCGCTGCGGCGCGACATGCCAAGAAAATCGAGCGCGACGTCTCCCGCGCTCGCGCGTCCACGATCGGAGATGTCGGCACCGGTTCTGCCACGGTCCACCGTCGAGCCGCTTCCTGGGGTGGCGCAGCCACCGCTGGTTGCGCCGTCACGAGAGGGGGCCAGCCAGGTGCAGGTTGCGCCTTCATCGACGGTGCCGGCCCCCTCGCCAACGGGGCACTGA
- a CDS encoding DJ-1 family protein: MSDPSQSNVLIILSQSRFKDEELKTLQALLVRRKVPMKIAVPVKKEVFGMANTRVKPDLGFDEVSVSDYDAVVFIGGMGVRELWDNPQAHAIARETFESGRILAAISTAPVVLARAGLLEGREATVYFSETKLIAEKGATYTGAAVAVSDNIVTVKGPEAVEKFGLGLLKMLSERSPA; encoded by the coding sequence ATGAGTGACCCGTCACAGAGCAATGTGCTCATCATCCTCTCGCAGTCGCGCTTCAAGGACGAAGAGCTGAAGACGCTGCAGGCGCTTCTCGTTCGTCGCAAGGTGCCGATGAAGATCGCTGTTCCAGTGAAGAAGGAGGTCTTCGGCATGGCGAACACCCGCGTCAAGCCCGACCTCGGTTTCGACGAGGTCTCGGTGTCTGACTACGACGCGGTCGTGTTCATCGGTGGCATGGGCGTGCGCGAGCTCTGGGACAACCCTCAGGCCCACGCCATCGCGCGGGAGACGTTCGAGAGCGGACGCATCCTGGCCGCCATCAGCACGGCGCCGGTCGTGCTTGCGCGCGCGGGTCTGCTCGAGGGGCGCGAGGCCACCGTGTACTTCTCCGAGACGAAGCTCATTGCCGAGAAGGGGGCCACCTACACGGGGGCCGCGGTGGCCGTGTCTGACAACATCGTGACCGTGAAGGGGCCTGAGGCCGTGGAGAAGTTCGGCCTCGGACTCCTCAAGATGCTCTCCGAGCGCTCGCCGGCCTGA
- a CDS encoding aldehyde dehydrogenase family protein, giving the protein MQEILLTTAAPLSTPDGTRPAISPGRLFIDGSWVDAQSGATFDTINPATGEAITQVARADGRDVEVAVAAARKAFDEGPWTRKMSAADRGRVLHRLADLVRRDLEELAWLETLDTGKTLVEASKIEIPLVASIFEYYAGWADKIHGETIPVRGPFLNYTMREPVGVVGLIVPWNFPLLLASWKLGPALAAGNTVVLKPASNTPLTALKLAALAAEAGVPAGVFNLLTGPGAEVGGALVDHPLVDKIAFTGDTATGKTIMRQAAGTLKKLSLELGGKSPNIVFADANLDHAVRGAISGIFYNKGEVCSAGSRLLVEASIYDSFIEKLVEKVAAMKPGDPLDPKTRLGPVVSREQRDRVLAYIASAREEGAVLACGGSAVGERGWFVEPTVFRDVRPEMRIAREEIFGPVLSCMPFDDVDHAVRLANDTMYGLAAGIWTRDVSKAHRLAAAVRAGTVWVNTYGNFDAASPFGGYKMSGFGRELGMHALDLYTQVKSVWVALS; this is encoded by the coding sequence ATGCAGGAGATCCTCTTGACCACCGCCGCTCCGCTCTCGACCCCTGACGGCACACGCCCGGCCATCTCGCCAGGGCGGCTCTTCATCGACGGGAGCTGGGTCGACGCCCAGTCCGGCGCAACCTTCGACACCATCAACCCCGCCACCGGCGAGGCCATCACCCAGGTTGCGCGGGCCGATGGGCGCGACGTCGAGGTCGCCGTAGCCGCGGCCCGCAAGGCTTTCGACGAGGGGCCGTGGACCCGCAAGATGAGCGCGGCCGATCGGGGCCGCGTGCTGCATCGCCTCGCCGACCTCGTTCGCCGTGACCTCGAGGAGCTGGCCTGGCTCGAGACCCTCGACACCGGCAAGACCCTCGTCGAGGCAAGCAAGATCGAGATCCCCCTGGTGGCAAGCATCTTCGAGTACTATGCCGGCTGGGCCGACAAGATCCACGGCGAGACCATTCCCGTGCGCGGTCCCTTCCTCAACTACACGATGCGCGAGCCCGTGGGCGTGGTGGGCCTCATCGTGCCGTGGAACTTCCCCCTTCTTCTGGCCTCGTGGAAGCTCGGTCCAGCGCTGGCGGCCGGCAACACGGTTGTGCTCAAGCCGGCCTCCAACACGCCGCTCACCGCCCTCAAGCTGGCCGCACTGGCCGCGGAGGCGGGGGTTCCCGCGGGTGTGTTCAACCTGCTCACGGGCCCGGGGGCTGAGGTTGGCGGAGCGCTCGTCGACCATCCGCTGGTCGACAAGATCGCCTTCACCGGCGACACGGCCACGGGCAAGACCATCATGCGCCAGGCGGCGGGCACCCTCAAAAAGCTCTCGCTCGAGCTCGGTGGCAAGTCGCCCAACATCGTATTCGCCGACGCCAACCTCGACCACGCGGTGCGCGGTGCCATCAGCGGCATCTTCTACAACAAGGGCGAGGTGTGCTCGGCGGGCTCGCGCCTCCTCGTCGAGGCGAGCATCTACGATTCGTTCATCGAGAAGCTGGTCGAGAAGGTCGCGGCCATGAAGCCGGGCGATCCCCTCGACCCGAAGACGCGCCTCGGTCCCGTGGTCTCGCGCGAGCAGCGCGATCGCGTGCTCGCCTACATCGCGTCGGCGCGCGAGGAGGGGGCGGTGCTGGCCTGTGGCGGCAGCGCCGTGGGAGAGCGTGGCTGGTTCGTCGAGCCCACGGTGTTCCGCGACGTGCGTCCCGAGATGCGCATCGCCCGTGAGGAGATCTTCGGGCCCGTGCTCTCGTGCATGCCGTTCGACGACGTCGATCACGCCGTGCGTCTGGCCAACGACACCATGTACGGCCTGGCGGCCGGCATCTGGACCCGCGATGTGTCGAAGGCGCACCGCCTGGCGGCGGCCGTGCGCGCGGGAACGGTGTGGGTGAACACGTATGGCAACTTCGACGCGGCCTCGCCGTTCGGTGGCTACAAGATGAGCGGTTTCGGGCGCGAGCTCGGCATGCACGCCCTCGATCTCTACACCCAGGTCAAGAGCGTGTGGGTGGCGCTTTCCTGA
- a CDS encoding serine/threonine protein kinase: MVDGRAGPVVEGPAQPAFRGQGWPDRLGAFVAPEVHSSGQGRGCDVPKGGNVLSPGTCLRNRYTIGGVLARGGMSVLYHATDAHLPGAWVVKEMRPVTPSDDDRITILEQFRQEAAILATLSHPSLPRFIDSFEEAGKVYLVEELIVGRPLSEVAAAHRFTEDEAVRCGRELLETLEYLHQNEIVYRDLKPDNVMVADEGADGAAASRYRIIDFGIARLFSLGKQRDTVLMGTPGFASPEHYGNRQTDFRSDIYTLGAVLHHLVTGRDPGERPFAFTPPDELAPGISEWFSDIVMKALETDPSERFQTAREMRDALSTDRHLVLRAQTFRYPRRNRFFPRWERPLQMVSATTGSLGLLSLASSVDFLPLSMFLLIHPLLLLARYGSEWRMIDDTWFVSTPRELQLWVGDNMTRVPWARISEVRVHKFQRLFRPRRDIGQSIETDASIQVSVVEIFHGDGTQSGRRHATRFTHDLEGWRELLTIILSRAGLQRLTRATSEMADERYIRLVSDSSHPPHGSDLR, translated from the coding sequence ATGGTGGACGGTCGCGCGGGGCCGGTGGTTGAAGGCCCCGCGCAGCCGGCGTTCCGCGGCCAGGGATGGCCGGACAGGCTCGGCGCTTTCGTCGCCCCCGAAGTCCATTCCTCTGGGCAGGGACGCGGCTGCGACGTGCCAAAAGGCGGGAATGTGCTCAGCCCAGGAACCTGCCTTCGCAATCGCTACACCATCGGCGGCGTTCTCGCCCGCGGGGGCATGAGCGTGCTCTATCACGCCACCGACGCGCACCTGCCGGGTGCGTGGGTGGTCAAGGAGATGCGCCCCGTCACGCCGTCAGACGACGATCGGATCACGATTCTCGAGCAGTTCCGCCAGGAAGCCGCCATTCTCGCAACCCTGTCACATCCGAGCCTGCCGCGCTTCATCGATTCGTTCGAGGAAGCGGGCAAGGTCTACCTCGTGGAAGAGCTCATCGTCGGACGCCCTCTCTCCGAGGTCGCCGCCGCCCACCGCTTCACCGAAGACGAAGCCGTGCGCTGCGGGCGCGAGCTGCTCGAGACCCTCGAGTACCTCCACCAGAACGAGATCGTCTACCGCGATCTGAAGCCCGACAACGTGATGGTTGCAGACGAAGGGGCTGACGGCGCCGCTGCCTCTCGCTACCGCATCATCGACTTCGGAATCGCCCGTCTGTTCTCGCTGGGCAAGCAGCGCGACACCGTGCTCATGGGCACGCCGGGGTTTGCGTCTCCCGAGCACTACGGCAATCGCCAGACCGACTTCCGGAGCGACATCTACACGCTGGGGGCCGTGCTCCACCACCTCGTCACCGGCCGCGACCCGGGCGAGCGCCCGTTCGCGTTCACGCCACCCGATGAGCTGGCCCCGGGCATCAGCGAGTGGTTCAGCGACATCGTGATGAAGGCGCTCGAGACAGATCCGTCAGAGCGCTTCCAGACCGCCCGGGAGATGCGCGACGCGCTCTCCACCGACCGTCACCTCGTGCTGCGCGCGCAGACCTTCCGCTATCCGCGTCGAAACCGGTTCTTCCCACGGTGGGAAAGGCCGCTGCAGATGGTCTCCGCCACCACCGGGAGCCTGGGCCTTCTGTCGCTGGCGAGCAGCGTCGACTTCCTGCCGCTCTCCATGTTCCTGCTCATCCACCCCCTGCTTCTTCTTGCGCGGTACGGCAGCGAATGGCGCATGATCGACGACACGTGGTTCGTGAGCACGCCCCGCGAGCTGCAGCTCTGGGTGGGCGACAACATGACGCGCGTGCCCTGGGCCCGCATCAGTGAGGTGAGGGTGCACAAGTTCCAGCGGCTCTTTCGTCCACGACGTGACATCGGACAGTCGATCGAGACCGATGCGAGCATACAGGTATCGGTGGTCGAGATCTTCCATGGCGATGGAACGCAATCGGGCCGGCGGCACGCGACGCGCTTCACCCACGATCTCGAGGGGTGGCGAGAGCTGCTCACCATCATCCTCTCACGTGCGGGCCTCCAGCGCCTGACCCGCGCCACCAGCGAGATGGCCGATGAGCGCTACATACGACTCGTAAGCGACAGCTCACATCCCCCCCACGGGTCAGACCTGCGGTGA
- a CDS encoding serine/threonine protein kinase → MSNDFHGLAVGQVLHERYTILELAAQGGMSTIYRASDSNLPGFWAIKQMTPLQARAEDLSSIRAQFRQEAEILTRLRHPGVPRIIDFFTERDIDYLVMEFVEGECLEHLLDTHRSLSEYDATRIAMALLEILEHLHSHGIIYRDMKPGNVIVTRDGRIVLVDFGISRLFTTGKSTDTVIVGTPGFASPEHYGRGQTDARSDVFSMGATLHQMLTGHDPSDSPFTFTSPAKAQPGLSLGVSEVVMRAVDLLPERRFATAAAMREALASSRKMPPARRELSYPRFVPPQQQAIVYGSGLLGSTMAGLLGATLYDPHALLLVPVSLAAMSGMGVMRGWKLRHTRVVLDDAGLRVVEGATETVLRWEEIREIRVLRTTGANRTLWGEVTVYTSRIDIVTPHHTAQLLPALQGWEELVAWVAYRSGLRLRGGAAHGADEIYAR, encoded by the coding sequence GTGAGCAACGACTTCCATGGCCTTGCCGTGGGGCAGGTGCTTCACGAACGCTACACCATTCTCGAACTTGCCGCCCAGGGGGGCATGAGCACGATCTACCGCGCCAGCGACAGCAACCTTCCCGGCTTCTGGGCCATCAAGCAGATGACCCCCCTGCAGGCACGCGCCGAAGACCTGTCGTCGATTCGGGCGCAGTTCCGCCAGGAGGCCGAGATCCTCACCCGCCTGCGTCACCCAGGCGTGCCCCGCATCATCGACTTCTTCACCGAGCGCGACATCGACTATCTCGTCATGGAGTTCGTCGAGGGAGAGTGCCTCGAGCATCTGCTCGATACCCACCGCTCGCTCAGCGAGTACGACGCCACGCGCATCGCCATGGCGCTGCTCGAGATCCTCGAGCATCTCCACAGCCACGGCATCATCTATCGCGACATGAAGCCGGGCAACGTCATCGTGACGCGCGACGGGCGCATCGTGCTGGTCGACTTCGGCATCAGCCGGCTGTTCACCACGGGCAAGAGCACCGACACGGTCATCGTGGGCACGCCGGGATTTGCTTCTCCAGAGCACTACGGCCGTGGACAGACCGATGCCCGCAGCGACGTGTTCAGCATGGGCGCAACCCTTCACCAGATGCTGACCGGCCACGATCCGTCCGATTCACCCTTCACGTTCACCTCGCCCGCAAAGGCACAGCCAGGACTGTCACTGGGCGTGTCGGAGGTCGTCATGCGCGCGGTCGATCTCCTCCCCGAGCGGCGCTTCGCCACGGCCGCCGCCATGCGCGAGGCCCTCGCCTCGAGCCGCAAGATGCCCCCGGCTCGGCGCGAGCTCTCCTATCCGCGATTCGTTCCTCCGCAGCAGCAGGCGATTGTCTACGGCAGCGGGCTCCTCGGCTCTACCATGGCGGGGCTGCTGGGCGCGACGCTCTACGACCCCCACGCATTGCTGCTGGTGCCTGTCAGCCTCGCCGCCATGTCTGGCATGGGCGTCATGCGCGGGTGGAAGCTGCGCCACACCCGTGTCGTGCTCGACGACGCGGGGCTGCGCGTGGTCGAGGGTGCCACCGAGACAGTGCTGCGCTGGGAAGAGATCCGGGAGATCCGGGTGCTGCGCACCACCGGAGCCAACCGCACCCTGTGGGGAGAGGTGACGGTGTACACCTCGCGCATCGACATCGTCACCCCCCATCACACCGCGCAGCTGCTGCCCGCCCTCCAGGGCTGGGAAGAGCTCGTTGCGTGGGTGGCCTATCGCTCAGGGCTGCGGCTTCGAGGAGGGGCAGCCCACGGCGCCGATGAGATCTACGCGCGCTGA